The following coding sequences lie in one Cryptococcus neoformans var. neoformans B-3501A chromosome 14, whole genome shotgun sequence genomic window:
- a CDS encoding 60S ribosomal protein L17 (Match to ESTs gb|CF191185.1|CF191185, gb|CF190798.1|CF190798, gb|CF188409.1|CF188409; Similar to gi|46101729|gb|EAK86962.1| hypothetical protein UM05990.1 [Ustilago maydis 521], FASTA scores: opt: 744, E(): 7.4e-45, (65.116% identity (87.209% similar) in 172 aa overlap (2-173:47-216)); HMMPfam hit to Ribosomal_L22, Ribosomal protein L22p/L17e, score: 203.4, E(): 4.2e-58) produces the protein MVRYASAHIAASNPEKFAKARGEYLRTHFKNMREVAAALSGMNLKKAYTYLADVQDHKQVIPFRRFAGGTGRASQAKQFKTTKGRWPEKSVKFILRLLKNAESNADAKDLDVEELIIKNIVVQQAPKTRRRTYRAHGRINPYQGHPCHIEIILSVPSSEVPRAKDLDTTSSKKAETIAAIEA, from the exons ATG GTTCGATACGCCTCTGCCCACATCGCCGCGAGCAACCCCGAGAAGT TCGCCAAGGCCCGAGGCGAGTACCTCCGGACTCACTTCAAGAACATGCGAGAGGTGGCCGCTGCCCTTTCTG GCATgaacttgaagaaggcgtACACCTACCTCGCCGACGTTCAGGACCACAAGCAGGTTATTCCTTTCCGACGGTTCGCTGGCGGTACTGGCCGAGCTTCTCAGGCCAAGCAGTTCAAGACTACCAAGG GTCGATGGCCCGAGAAGTCTGTCAAGTTCAtcctccgtctcctcaAGAACGCCGAGTCCAACGCCGACGCTAAGGACCTCGATGTCGAGGAGTTGATCATCAAGAACATTGTTGTTCAGCAGGCCCCCAAGaccaggaggaggacttACCGTGCCCACGGTCGAAT CAACCCTTACCAGGGCCACCCCTGCCACATCGAGATCATCCTTTCCGTCCCTTCCTCTGAAGTCCCCCGCGCCAAGGACCTCGACACCACCTCCTCTAAGAAGGCCGAGACCATCGCCGCTATCGAAGCTTAA
- a CDS encoding hypothetical protein (Match to EST gb|CF185473.1|CF185473; Similar to gi|46205500|ref|ZP_00048472.2| COG0626: Cystathionine beta-lyases/cystathionine gamma-synthases [Magnetospirillum magnetotacticum], FASTA scores: opt: 438, E(): 5.3e-20, (37.386% identity (65.046% similar) in 329 aa overlap (6-318:15-314)); HMMPfam hit to Cys_Met_Meta_PP, Cys/Met metabolism PLP-dependent enzyme, score: 353.8, E(): 2.3e-103), with translation MSYHQFATRAIHIGSEPDPSTGAVVPSLSVATTFKQDGINKTRGFDYSRSGNPTRSSLEQLLTSLETAPLSDAQGESFVFSSGSAATAAIAHWVTLTKKEGGAGGADGNGGGGHILAVNDVYGGTARYFSRVARPTGLDITYLDMIEAGEEGIRAAIRPDTRLVWLEIPTNPTLLVHPLPLISSIVKSLPEEHRPLILVDTTFLSSFNFTPLVGANPESTPLADIAYSSLSKYSSGHSDIILGSVTVSPQTARFRPELIKALRFLQNSMGACPSPYDCHLMIRSLKTLSTRMIKHGVNALRIAAFLDNQPQVSEVRYPGYKEDRGFSQIRPLLSENLKRELEFLGWEFPWAAPSAGETKNLKENSLAYVRTLGIPFGGVVTFTLKDGTLEQAEKFCTSLNVISLAESLGGVESLIEVPLGMTHASIPKESLEKLGITASLVRFSVGIEDYEDLIEDLQTGFAAIKQ, from the exons ATGTCCTATCACCAGTTCGCTACGCGAGCTATCCACATCGGCTCAGAACCTGACCCTTCGACTGGTGCTGTGGTTCCTAGTCTCAGTGTTGCCACGACTTTCAAGCAGGATGGTATCAATAAGACTCGA GGATTTGACTACTCTCGAAGCGGAAACCCAACTCGCTCCTCCCTCGAGCAGCTTTTAACCTCTTTAGAGACCGCCCCTCTGTCTGATGCCCAAGGAGAGAGCTTTGTGTTCTCTTCAGGATCGGCGGCTACAGCCGCAATAGCTCATTGGGTGACTCTgaccaagaaggaagggggagCCGGGGGAGCCGATGGtaatggtggtggtggacaCATTCTGGCTGTCAATGATGTT TATGGTGGAACCGCCAGATATTTCTCTCGAGTGGCTCGCCCTACCGGGCTCGATATCACCTATCTGGATATGATAGAAGctggtgaagaaggtatCAGAGCTGCCATCCGTCCAGATACCAGG CTCGTCTGGCTGGAAATTCCGACCAATCCAACTCTGTTGGTCCACCCTCTCCCATTGATATCCTCTATCGTCAAGAGCCTTCCTGAGGAACATCGTCCTTTGATTCTAGTCGACACTACTTTCTTGTCATCTTTCAACTTCACCCCACTTGTTGGCGCCAACCCCGAGTCCACGCCGCTGGCCGACATTGCCTATTCATCCCTGTCCAAGTATTCGTCAGGTCATTCCGATATCATTCTGGGCTCCGTCACTGTTTCACCTCAAACAGCTCGTTTTCGACCAGAGTTAATAAAAGCTTTGCGATTCCTTCAAAATTCAATGGGTGCATGTCCTTCCCCTTATGACTGTCATCTCATGATTCGAAGTCTCAAGACCCTTAGCACTCGGATGATCAAGCACGGTGTAAATGCCCTCAGAATCGCTGCGTTCTTAGACAATCAACCTCAAGTCAGTGAAGTGCGTTATCCTGGATACAAGGAAGACCGAGGTTTCTCGCAGATCAGGCCTTTATTGTCAGAGAACCTGAAAAGAGAGTTAGAATTCTTAGGTTGGGAATTCCCTTGGGCTGCACCATCTGCCGGGGAGACTAAAAACCTCAAAGAAAACTCGCTTGCGTACGTTCGTACCCTGGGCATCCCCTTCGGGGGCGTTGTGACTTTTACTCTGAAAGATGGAACTCTCGAGCAAGCCGAGAAATTCTGCACTTCTCTGAACGTCATCAGCTTAGCTGAGAGTTTGGGAGGGGTTGAGAGTTTGATTGAAGTGCCATTGGGAATGACGCATGCG TCAATACCCAAAGAAAGTCTTGAAAAACTGGGTATCACAGCCAGCCTCGTGCGTTTCTCCGTGGGGATTGAAGATTATGAGGATTTGATCGAGGATCTACAAACAGGCTTTGCAGCTATCAAGCAATAG
- a CDS encoding hypothetical protein (Match to ESTs gb|CF190854.1|CF190854, gb|CF190853.1|CF190853; Similar to gi|46100705|gb|EAK85938.1| hypothetical protein UM05629.1 [Ustilago maydis 521], FASTA scores: opt: 611, E(): 9.7e-27, (30.037% identity (60.261% similar) in 536 aa overlap (65-565:5-523)); HMMPfam hit to Usp, Universal stress protein family, score: 57.3, E(): 4.2e-14), with protein MSTKPKPELIEQLKALGISERTAYFALSKTKNDISKAADYALSGAAGKDEVSHLILGAIDRGGKPGSSSSPGSSEMKKTPSALAALGLRAAAIGSSSSVTPNPPKSPEKIVEPSPKEATEMKASFLQTSKPVGGASKSSSKNRAPSPFFRARRARDQARARDTSPEVGALKKDKDNYAESDGESVGGAKKFRPQALAYEDESASEGETEPEGETEEEGSGVDLDEVDIIDEDGEVIFDEETEKNTEANAVFFEGDAAGMGGRGPTDDPDAARNDTDNCSQLDFYGEEVEQDVLGEGPNVVVPPASLFAAPSGQTRGKKNKNVKTGLRLETSRPTFARDRCTIALTQGDPDEALEESGKRMRRYVVLSDLSEESRYAVEWAIGTVARDGDEIFLISVKEDENKLDPKSWSESDRAQKMRIQKERQTTTLLLVKQVTGLLSRTRLQITVTCQFLHAKNARHMLIDLIDFLEPTMVIVGSRGLGKLQGILLGSTSHYLVQKSSVPVMVARRRLLRPLRRTNPANLRHSPRVSLASASIEKAASSKQEDDVVDLAQEEETTDEAAIAADRQ; from the exons ATGTCAACCAAACCAAAGCCCGAACTGATTGAGCAGCTAAAGGCACTCGGGATCTCTGAACGGACCGCATACTTTGCATTATCT AAAACAAAAAATGATATTTCGAAAGCCGCTGACTACG CCCTAAGCGGCGCAGCGGGCAAAGACGAG GtttcccatctcatccttggAGCTATTGACCGCGGCGGCAAGCCTGGCAGCTCTTCCAGCCCGGGTTCCAGCGAAATGAAGAAAACCCCGAGCGCTCTCGCCGCTCTTGGTTTGCGAGCAGCAGCTATTGGTAGCAGCAGTAGCGTCACACCCAACCCCCCTAAATCGCCCGAAAAAATCGTCGAACCATCGCCAAAAGAAGCTACCGAAATGAAAGCATCTTTCCTCCAGACTTCCAAGCCCGTAGGCGGTGCCAGCAAGAGTTCATCCAAGAACCGTGCACCCTCGCCCTTTTTTCGCGCGAGACGAGCTCGTGATCAGGCTCGAGCCAGAGATACGAGTCCTGAAGTTGGagctttgaagaaggataaggatAACTATGCAGAGAGCGACGGTGAGAGCGTGGGAGGTGCTAAAAAATTCCGGCCTCAAGCTTTGGCATATGAGGACGAGTCAGCTTCCGAAGGGGAGACTGAGCCTGAGGGGGAgactgaggaggagggttCAGGTGTAGACCTTGACGAAGTGGATATCATTGATGAGGACGGCGAAGTCAtctttgatgaggaaacaGAGAAGAACACGGAAGCCAACGCGGTATTCTTCGAAGGTGACGCGGCAGGGATGGGAGGTAGAGGACCAACGGACGATCCCGATGCCGCAAGAAATGATACCGATAATTGTAGCCAGCTCGACTTTTACGGCGAAGAAGTGGAGCAAGACGTACTGGGCGAAGGTCCCAACGTCGTCGTCCCGCCTGCGTCTCTCTTTGCTGCCCCTTCCGGCCAAACtcgaggaaagaagaataagAATGTCAAAACGGGTTTGCGTCTCGAAACTTCTCGGCCCACTTTTGCCCGTGACAGGTGTACAATCGCCCTCACTCAAGGTGACCCCGATGAGGCCTTGGAAGAGAGTggcaagaggatgagaaggtATGTGGTGCTTAGTGATTTGAGTGAAGAGAGTAGATACGCTGTGGAATGGGCTATTGGGACTGTAGCGAGGGATGGTGACGAGATCTTTCTCATCTCggtcaaggaagatgagaataAAC TCGACCCGAAATCTTGGTCAGAGTCCGATAGGGCTCAAAAGATGAGGATCCAGAAAGAGCGTCAGACGACCACCTTGCTTCTTGTGAAGCAAGTAACTGGATTGCTATCGAGGACACGTTTGCAGATCACTGTGACATGTCAGTTCTTGCACGCAAAAAATGCTCGTCATATGCTTATTG ATTTGATTGACTTTTTGGAGCCTACTATGGTAATCGTTGGTTCTCGAGGGTTGGGTAAACTTCAAGG TATCCTCTTGGGTTCCACTTCGCACTATCTCGTCCAAAAGTCTTCCGTTCCCGTCATG GTGGCTCGTCGACGTCTTCTCCGACCCCTTCGGAGGACCAATCCCGCCAACCTCCGACACTCACCCCGTGTCAGTCTTGCTTCTGCTAGCATCGAAAAGGCGGCATCAAGCaagcaagaagatgatgtggtCGACCTGgcgcaagaagaggagacgaCGGATGAGGCTGCCATCGCTGCCGACCGGCAGTAA
- a CDS encoding hypothetical protein (Match to EST gb|CF190853.1|CF190853; Similar to gi|46100705|gb|EAK85938.1| hypothetical protein UM05629.1 [Ustilago maydis 521], FASTA scores: opt: 611, E(): 3.1e-25, (30.037% identity (60.261% similar) in 536 aa overlap (192-692:5-523)); HMMPfam hit to Usp, Universal stress protein family, score: 57.3, E(): 4.2e-14) gives MAPLHRSFSLPVSLSNPVSRLKALSGAAGKDEVSNKPEQIQSPEEPSSSSRRPSLASLRRFSSNASEATTLESNVSKVPPSKKNSPSLGSLTLWGGRRKKLDSATVGEDQGLALKNVDANEDEKERGRRQKKSSSKCVLIPENENELTQTVPPPLPSNTYPPSKSNPPMALLSLDDQVSHLILGAIDRGGKPGSSSSPGSSEMKKTPSALAALGLRAAAIGSSSSVTPNPPKSPEKIVEPSPKEATEMKASFLQTSKPVGGASKSSSKNRAPSPFFRARRARDQARARDTSPEVGALKKDKDNYAESDGESVGGAKKFRPQALAYEDESASEGETEPEGETEEEGSGVDLDEVDIIDEDGEVIFDEETEKNTEANAVFFEGDAAGMGGRGPTDDPDAARNDTDNCSQLDFYGEEVEQDVLGEGPNVVVPPASLFAAPSGQTRGKKNKNVKTGLRLETSRPTFARDRCTIALTQGDPDEALEESGKRMRRYVVLSDLSEESRYAVEWAIGTVARDGDEIFLISVKEDENKLDPKSWSESDRAQKMRIQKERQTTTLLLVKQVTGLLSRTRLQITVTCQFLHAKNARHMLIDLIDFLEPTMVIVGSRGLGKLQGILLGSTSHYLVQKSSVPVMVARRRLLRPLRRTNPANLRHSPRVSLASASIEKAASSKQEDDVVDLAQEEETTDEAAIAADRQ, from the exons ATGGCCCCTTTACACCGCTCATTCTCACTCCCTGTCTCCCTCTCAAACCCCGTCTCTCGTCTAAAAGCCCTAAGCGGCGCAGCGGGCAAAGACGAG GTGAGCAACAAACCAGAACAAATTCAGTCTCCTGAGGAACCTAGCTCGTCCTCTCGACGTCCGTCCTTGGCCTCACTCAGAAGGTTCTCTTCCAATGCCTCTGAGGCCACTACGCTTGAGAGCAATGTGTCCAAAGTACCACCTAGCAAAAAAAATTCCCCATCATTGGGATCTCTAACGCTATGGGGTGGACGGCGCAAAAAGCTTGATAGTGCTACGGTTGGAGAGGACCAAGGTCTTGCTCTCAAGAATGTGGATGCTAacgaggacgagaaagagagaggacgGAGGCAGAAGAAATCGAGTTCCAAATGCGTTCTAATACCAGAAAATGAAAATGAGCTGACGCAGACTGTtcctccaccccttccatccaATACCTATCCTCCTTCAAAATCTAACCCACCGATGGCCTTGTTATCGTTGGACGACCAGGtttcccatctcatccttggAGCTATTGACCGCGGCGGCAAGCCTGGCAGCTCTTCCAGCCCGGGTTCCAGCGAAATGAAGAAAACCCCGAGCGCTCTCGCCGCTCTTGGTTTGCGAGCAGCAGCTATTGGTAGCAGCAGTAGCGTCACACCCAACCCCCCTAAATCGCCCGAAAAAATCGTCGAACCATCGCCAAAAGAAGCTACCGAAATGAAAGCATCTTTCCTCCAGACTTCCAAGCCCGTAGGCGGTGCCAGCAAGAGTTCATCCAAGAACCGTGCACCCTCGCCCTTTTTTCGCGCGAGACGAGCTCGTGATCAGGCTCGAGCCAGAGATACGAGTCCTGAAGTTGGagctttgaagaaggataaggatAACTATGCAGAGAGCGACGGTGAGAGCGTGGGAGGTGCTAAAAAATTCCGGCCTCAAGCTTTGGCATATGAGGACGAGTCAGCTTCCGAAGGGGAGACTGAGCCTGAGGGGGAgactgaggaggagggttCAGGTGTAGACCTTGACGAAGTGGATATCATTGATGAGGACGGCGAAGTCAtctttgatgaggaaacaGAGAAGAACACGGAAGCCAACGCGGTATTCTTCGAAGGTGACGCGGCAGGGATGGGAGGTAGAGGACCAACGGACGATCCCGATGCCGCAAGAAATGATACCGATAATTGTAGCCAGCTCGACTTTTACGGCGAAGAAGTGGAGCAAGACGTACTGGGCGAAGGTCCCAACGTCGTCGTCCCGCCTGCGTCTCTCTTTGCTGCCCCTTCCGGCCAAACtcgaggaaagaagaataagAATGTCAAAACGGGTTTGCGTCTCGAAACTTCTCGGCCCACTTTTGCCCGTGACAGGTGTACAATCGCCCTCACTCAAGGTGACCCCGATGAGGCCTTGGAAGAGAGTggcaagaggatgagaaggtATGTGGTGCTTAGTGATTTGAGTGAAGAGAGTAGATACGCTGTGGAATGGGCTATTGGGACTGTAGCGAGGGATGGTGACGAGATCTTTCTCATCTCggtcaaggaagatgagaataAAC TCGACCCGAAATCTTGGTCAGAGTCCGATAGGGCTCAAAAGATGAGGATCCAGAAAGAGCGTCAGACGACCACCTTGCTTCTTGTGAAGCAAGTAACTGGATTGCTATCGAGGACACGTTTGCAGATCACTGTGACATGTCAGTTCTTGCACGCAAAAAATGCTCGTCATATGCTTATTG ATTTGATTGACTTTTTGGAGCCTACTATGGTAATCGTTGGTTCTCGAGGGTTGGGTAAACTTCAAGG TATCCTCTTGGGTTCCACTTCGCACTATCTCGTCCAAAAGTCTTCCGTTCCCGTCATG GTGGCTCGTCGACGTCTTCTCCGACCCCTTCGGAGGACCAATCCCGCCAACCTCCGACACTCACCCCGTGTCAGTCTTGCTTCTGCTAGCATCGAAAAGGCGGCATCAAGCaagcaagaagatgatgtggtCGACCTGgcgcaagaagaggagacgaCGGATGAGGCTGCCATCGCTGCCGACCGGCAGTAA
- a CDS encoding hypothetical protein (Similar to gi|46122013|ref|XP_385560.1| hypothetical protein FG05384.1 [Gibberella zeae PH-1], FASTA scores: opt: 932, E(): 4.1e-54, (47.494% identity (70.406% similar) in 419 aa overlap (1-400:1-404))) produces MPNKMGVTTMVAGMFLTGCANSLLSKYQDMECVENCGKHADGPRLNFEQPVWQTLNMFIGEFMCGIPLLWAYYKNRSATKTRPEEYLPVATDEMETEEEEHPLGHHHDQGQLLSGWRMCWLWFPAFFDICGTTLMNVGLILTPVSIFQMSRGALVLWVGVLSVIFLRRHLWLYQWASLIIVTFGVCLVGLSGSLTKKALSDPVELLVTAMERPVDDPARVAIGVMLILFAQIFTASQYVVEEKIMSRYKVEPLKAVTLEGFFGLTTTLVAMPFLHLFLRHRSPYFDIPRGWHQIVSTPTVFWSCFAIMFSIGSFNFFGLSVTHCVSATTRSTVDTCRTLGIWIVSLGLGWEALVWPESILQIVGFALLVYGTFVFNGLVKPLIFPPPSSVHLPHEPELEETGEVPAAGAQGRSGYDVIPDEERC; encoded by the exons ATGCCGAACAAGATGGGCGTCACCACAATGGTGGCCGGTATGTTCTTGACTGGCTGCGCCAATAGTCTCTT GTCAAAGTATCAAGACATGGAATGTGTCGAGAATTGTGGAAAACATGCCGACGGACCGCGATTGAATTTTGAACAACCA GTATGGCAAACCCTCAA TATGTTTATAGGTGAATTTATGTGCGGTATTCCACTTTTATGGGCGTATTATAAGAACCGCAGCGCTACGAAGACAAGACCAGAGGAATACTTGCCGGTGGCAACAGATGAAATGGAGaccgaagaggaggaacatCCACTGGGTCACCATCATGATCAAGGACAGCTGTTGAGTGGCTGGAGGATGTGTTGGCTATGGTTCCCCGCTTTTTTCGACA TTTGCGGTACAACCCTCATGAACGTTGgtctcatcctcactccTGTATCAATCTTTCAAATGTCCCGAGGCGCTCTGGTCCTCTGGGTAGGCGTTCTCTCCGTCATATTCTTGCGACGACACCTGTGGCTTTACCAATGGGCTTCACTTATCATTGTGACATTTGGCGTATGCCTGGTGGGATTATCAGGCAGTCTGACCAAGAAGGCATTGAGCGATCCGGTGGAGCTGCTTGTCACTGCCATGGAACGTCCTGTTGATGATCCGGCTCGTGTGGCTATCGGTGTGATGCTCATTCTTTTCGCTCAAATCTTCACGGCTAGTCAGTAT gtggtggaagagaaaatcaTGTCACGGTACAAAGTCGAGCCTCTG AAAGCTGTTACATTAGAGGGGTTTTTTGGGCTTACCACCACCCTCGTTGCAAtgcccttccttcacctcttTCTGCGCCATCGCTCGCCCTACTTTGATATTCCCAGAGGCTGGCATCAAATTGTCTCTACTCCCACCGTCTTTTGGTCCTGCTTCGCCATCATGTTCTCCATTGGATCCTTTAACTTTTTCGGCCTGAGCGTTACACACTGTGTCAGCGCAACGACCCGAAGTACCGTGGACACTTGCAGAACTCTTGGTATCTGGATTGTCAGTCTTGGGTTAGGCTGGGAAGCCCTAGTTTGGCCGGaatccatcctccaaattGTTGGGTTCGCTTTGCTAGT TTACGGGACCTTTGTTTTCAACGGTCTCGTCAAACcactcatcttccctcctccatcgagcgtccatcttcctcacgAGCCCGAGCTGGAGGAAACCGGCGAAGTACCCGCTGCGGGTGCTCAAGGGAGGTCTGGATACGATGTGATACCAGATGAAGAGCGTTGTTGA
- a CDS encoding hypothetical protein (Match to ESTs gb|CF191033.1|CF191033, gb|CF190708.1|CF190708, gb|CF193798.1|CF193798; Similar to gi|46101946|gb|EAK87179.1| hypothetical protein UM06406.1 [Ustilago maydis 521], FASTA scores: opt: 525, E(): 5.2e-27, (46.927% identity (70.391% similar) in 179 aa overlap (1-176:1-177)); HMMPfam hit to TspO_MBR, TspO/MBR family, score: 71.1, E(): 2.8e-18), with product MSPLPEILFDVARNPILAVGLPIGLGVASGFVTGQSSRSNWFTTMTPPPGNPPKEVFGPVWTVLYGLMGYASHLTVKAFDNAVTPSGTAQADQALQLYYAQLGLNLIWSPIFFGFKQKEIALGNLLALTGTVAAMTVKMHDLYTPFSTTWFLAPYCAWLGYATYLNAGYIFFNRDSRH from the exons ATGTCTCCTCTGCCTGAAATTCTTTTCGACGTCGCTCGTAACCCAATCTTGGCCG TCGGCCTTCCGATTGGTTTGGGTGTTGCCAGCGGTTTTGTTACCGGACAGAGCTCTAGGAGCAATTGGTTTACT ACCATGACACCTCCTCCCGGTAACCCCCCCAAGGAAGTCTTCGGTCCA GTGTGGACTGTCCTTTACGGACTCATGGGCTACGCTTCGCACCTTACTGTCAAGGCCTTTGACAACGCTGTGACTCCCTCTGGGAC TGCCCAGGCGGACCAGGCCCTTCAGTTGTATTACGCTCAGCTGGGTCTCAACCTCATCTGGtcacccatcttcttcggttTCAAGCAGAAGGAAATCGCTCTTGGAAACCTTCTCGCCCTCACCGGGACTGTGGCCGCAATGACT GTTAAGATGCACGATCTCTACACACCATTCAGCACCACCTGGTTCTTGGCTCCTTACTGTGCTTGGCTCGGTTACG CCACCTACCTCAACGCTGGctacatcttcttcaaccg TGACAGCAGGCATTAA